A region of Panicum virgatum strain AP13 chromosome 8N, P.virgatum_v5, whole genome shotgun sequence DNA encodes the following proteins:
- the LOC120684973 gene encoding putative disease resistance protein RGA3, whose amino-acid sequence MDNERQKIHSCLNKLFAGKKILIVLDDLWDDHQFRLEELKNTVYHKDSNIIILVTTRSELVAERICTNVQSHKILPLTNDMCWDIIKQRSCFKDRNDKEQLMGIGQEIARKCGGVALAALSLGFTLRSMNFEEWMKVKDSDIWNRPVSNDFSVPNQVLASLKLSYSYMSPCLKACFTYCATFAKGHKIVKDDLIYQWIALDFIKPTRLLSNVQHCEKYILQLLALSFFQQPVSPKTSEAYYEQATFFTMHDLVHDLAISLLGNQILDETKQRKTRGSSCQYALLTDCSRPLELCLTSPARLVALHFLEGYRSKLSGAAFAPARSLQVLDLSECFIQVLPDSIGQLEQLRYLNAPKIQDEFVPECITKLSKLIYLNLNGSNITTLPKSIGELESLMYLDLSNCTGIDELPVSFRNLEKLVHLDLSGCRSISGVSESLQSLSRLEHLNLSWCGEMEGLTRAMSSLTGLQYLNLSCVSCVGLQQVLVNLTKLRYVNLAGSLDDDELDQAEFDSLLECVSILSNLEYLNLGFNGYLCTIPESIGNLSKLNTLDLWYCQNLQRLPASISAINSLRFLNVCGCWKLDKSTLPQNKNSSTVLLPHFVVHAGDGESSSNLSELEDKHPTFLEISSLENVKSASEAKRIKLVEKHSIEKLELAWTRDAKRFANDMEVLSELVPPDAIVTLTLHGYSSITFPSWMMSIATYLPRLTDVTLRDLPSCNVLPPLGQLTNLERLEIDGMGGIRKIDGGFYGGRRAFPRLRKFCLSHMDCLEEWNAEDGLNELAFPELRWLSINRCPLLRFKACPPPGMRVNIDSSDQILLSSWENRGHVCVSSTTATVLHVKCCEVPLHQWSLLRHLPCLKRLYITDCSDVTCGSTDLVAEDCKNGTVALQEWLGDLTSPMELDLRIHRCNGIQNLAKGIQQLRCLRRLEIIGCPELVEWCKSKENKIKLAHIKEIIFEDLALPAVREASMKRRKVLKLSRDFELLTIKDEKRGASDAGHNANTLEDLPAQQFSLGSCMGSSTPLGTSRAQRRRKPTAELIRRKGGMPQTPPAAGPSTTVISVFRSSPASHLTSLPALPPTTPASMYTFTATAHSLRRPPY is encoded by the exons ATGGATAATGAAAGACAGAAGATACATAGTTGCCTCAACAAACTATTTGCTGGTAAGAAGATTCTTATTGTTTTAGATGACCTATGGGATGACCATCAGTTCCGGCTGGAGGAGTTGAAGAATACGGTATATCATAAAGACAGCAACATCATTATTTTAGTAACAACACGTAGTGAACTTGTTGCGGAGAGAATCTGTACTAATGTTCAATCACACAAGATATTACCCTTGACAAATGATATGTGTTGGGATATAATAAAACAAAGAAGTTGTTTCAAAGATAGAAATGACAAAGAACAGCTGATGGGTATAGGACAAGAGATTGCTCGGAAGTGTGGTGGTGTGGCTTTAGCAGCTCTATCTCTTGGGTTCACTTTACGGTCCATGAATTTTGAAGAATGGATGAAAGTGAAAGACAGTGATATCTGGAATAGACCTGTTTCAAATGATTTCTCTGTGCCAAATCAAGTTCTTGCATCCTTGAAGTTAAGTTATAGCTATATGTCTCCATGCTTGAAGGCATGCTTTACCTACTGTGCAACCTTTGCAAAAGGTCACAAGATTGTTAAAGATGATCTTATTTACCAATGGATTGCTTTGGATTTCATCAAGCCAACAAGATTACTCTCGAATGTGCAGCATTGTGAAAAATATATTCTGCAGCTCTTGGCACTGTCATTTTTTCAACAACCAGTGTCACCTAAG ACTTCTGAAGCATACTATGAACAAGCTACGTTTTTCACCATGCACGATCTGGTGCATGACTTGGCAATTTCACTCCTTGGTAACCAAATTCTGGACGAGACCAAACAACGCAAAACTAGGGGAAGCAGCTGCCAATATGCATTGCTCACTGATTGTAGCAGACCACTGGAGTTATGCTTGACTTCTCCTGCAAGGCTAGTAGCACTGCATTTTTTGGAGGGTTACAGAAGCAAACTAAGCGGTGCTGCATTTGCACCTGCTAGGTCCCTGCAAGTATTGGATTTAAGCGAGTGCTTCATACAGGTGTTGCCAGATTCCATTGGCCAACTAGAGCAGTTGAGATATCTCAATGCTCCAAAGATCCAGGATGAATTTGTTCCAGAATGTATCACGAAACTCTCAAAATTGATTTATCTCAATCTTAATGGATCTAATATTACCACCCTGCCAAAGTCAATTGGAGAACTGGAAAGCTTGATGTATCTTGATTTATCAAACTGTACAGGAATAGATGAGTTGCCAGTCTCATTCAGGAATCTAGAAAAATTGGTGCATCTAGATTTATCAGGTTGTCGTAGTATTTCAGGTGTATCAGAATCGTTGCAGAGCCTCAGCCGATTGGAGCATTTGAACTTATCATGGTGTGGAGAGATGGAAGGCCTGACAAGAGCAATGAGCAGCCTCACAGGACTGCAATATTTGAATTTGTCATGCGTCTCTTGTGTTGGATTACAACAAGTCCTGGTCAATCTCACTAAACTCAGGTATGTAAATTTAGCAGGTAGCCTAGATGATGACGAACTAGATCAAGCTGAGTTTGATAGTTTACTTGAGTGCGTCAGTATCCTTTCCAATCTAGAGTACCTTaatttagggttcaatggttaTCTGTGTACCATACCTGAAAGCATTGGGAACCTCAGCAAGCTAAATACCCTAGACCTCTGGTATTGCCAGAATCTACAGAGGCTGCCAGCTAGCATATCTGCAATTAATAGCCTGAGGTTTCTAAACGTATGTGGTTGCTGGAAGTTAGATAAGTCCACTCTGCCCCAGAACAAGAATAGTTCAACAGTCTTGTTACCACATTTTGTGGTCCATGCTGGTGATGGTGAATCCAGCAGCAATCTTTCTGAGCTCGAGGATAAACATCCAACTTTCTTGGAGATAAGCAGCCTTGAAAATGTGAAGTCTGCATCAGAGGCAAAGAGAATAAAACTGGTGGAAAAGCATAGTATTGAAAAGCTAGAATTGGCATGGACTAGGGATGCTAAGAGATTTGCAAATGATATGGAAGTTTTATCAGAACTGGTGCCACCAGATGCGATAGTGACATTAACACTGCACGGATACAGTAGTATTACCTTTCCATCCTGGATGATGAGCATTGCTACTTATCTACCTCGCCTGACAGATGTTACCCTGCGGGACTTGCCCAGTTGCAACGTCCTACCTCCACTTGGTCAGTTAACAAACCTTGAGCGGCTGGAGATCGATGGAATGGGCGGCATTAGGAAGATTGATGGGGGCTTTTACGGGGGCAGAAGAGCATTTCCTCGACTTAGGAAATTTTGCCTATCCCATATGGATTGCCTGGAAGAGTGGAATGCTGAGGATGGTTTGAATGAGCTCGCGTTCCCAGAACTGAGGTGGTTGAGTATAAATCGTTGCCCCTTGCTGAGGTTCAAAGCGTGTCCGCCTCCAGGTATGCGCGTGAACATAGATAGTAGTGACCAAATACTATTATCCTCATGGGAGAACAGAGGTCATGTCTGTGTTTCCTCCACTACGGCAACAGTGCTTCACGTGAAATGTTGTGAGGTGCCTCTGCATCAGTGGAGCTTGCTGCGCCACCTCCCCTGCCTCAAACGTTTATATATTACTGACTGCAGTGATGTCACATGTGGCTCAACAGATTTGGTTGCGGAAGATTGCAAAAATGGCACCGTAGCACTGCAGGAGTGGTTGGGAGACCTCACGTCTCCCATGGAGCTCGACTTACGTATACACCGTTGCAATGGCATCCAGAACCTAGCAAAGGGCATCCAACAGCTCAGATGCCTTCGACGGCTAGAAATTATTGGCTGTCCCGAACTAGTTGAGTGGTGCAAATCAAAGGAGAATAAGATAAAGCTCGCTCACATCAAAGAAATT ATATTTGAGGACCTGGCACTGCCAGCGGTACGTGAGGCTTCAATGAAACGGAG GAAAGTCCTTAAGCTGTCAAGAGATTTTGAATTGTTAACGATAAAAGATGAAAAGAGGGGTGCAAGTGATGCAGGTCATAATGCCAACACACTAGAGGATCTGCCAGCGCAGCAATTCAGCCTGGGAAGCTGCATGGGCTCTTCTACTCCGCTAGGAACCAGCAGAGCCCAGAGGCGACGCAAGCCTACAGCCGAGCTGATCCGTCGCAAGGGAGGCATGCCTCAGACGCCGCCTGCCGCTGGTCCGTCCACCACTGTTATCAGCGTCTTCAGATCTTCTCCTGCTTCACACCTCACCAGTCTACCTGCGCTGCCACCTACCACTCCTGCTTCCATGTACACCTTCACGGCCACCGCCCATTCATTGCGTCGGCCACCGTACTGA
- the LOC120684974 gene encoding G-type lectin S-receptor-like serine/threonine-protein kinase At1g67520 yields MELEDVSFQFLQEITDGFSEKRILGEGAFGVVYKGVTKSGDDAAVKKLKLGCDVNLDLKQFQNEFYNLTKLKHQNVVQILGYCYETEKKLSILPDGSKVFVDELHIALCFEYLHNGSLEKHLSDDFYELDWHARFKIIKGICEGLKYLHDELEEPIYHLDLKPDNILLDKDMVPKIADFGLSRIFGNDELARITRNPYGTLGYQPPEYIDKGEISAWLSVY; encoded by the exons ATGGAACTGGAGGACGTATCATTTCAATTCTTACAAGAAATTACTGATGGTTTCTCTGAGAAGCGGATACTTGGTGAAGGAGCATTTGGAGTTGTCTACAAG GGAGTAACTAAAAGCGGTGATGATGCTGCTGTGAAGAAACTAAAGCTTGGTTGTGATGTCAACCTTGACTTGAAGCAGTTCCAAAATGAGTTTTATAACCTCACAAAACTTAAGCATCAAAACGTTGTACAGATTCTTGGCTATTGCTATGAAACAGAGAAAAAACTTTCTATCTTACCTGATGGAAGTAAGGTGTTTGTTGATGAATTACATATAGCTCTCTGCTTCGAGTATTTGCACAATGGGAGCCTCGAAAAGCATCTTTCCG ATGATTTTTATGAACTTGACTGGCACGCGCGGTTCAAAATAATTAAGGGAATTTGTGAGGGTCTAAAGTATCTTCATGATGAGTTGGAAGAACCTATCTACCACTTGGACCTAAAACCTGACAACATATTGCTAGATAAGGACATGGTTCCAAAGATTGCAGATTTTGGTTTGTCCAGAATCTTTGGTAATGATGAATTGGCACGAATCACACGAAATCCTTATGGGACACT TGGGTACCAGCCACCAGAATACATTGACAAAGGTGAAATCTCAG CTTGGCTTTCTGTTTATTAG